A single Pseudoxanthomonas sp. DNA region contains:
- a CDS encoding NAD-dependent epimerase/dehydratase family protein: MTAPAPPPWLRRLVVLGMGYTGTRLADRLRAHGVECIGTSRTAADAASRLPFIADAPLDARLQAALAQADAVLGSIPPDAEGDPSLRTAAAALADNPRLRWLGYLSSTGVYADRQGGVVDETSPADGTDPTAEARRRAEAQWQALAQRRGVACGVFRLAGLYGPGRNALRSLADGTARHVVKPGLVFNRIHVDDACDAVVASLHRTRTADAIYLLADTLPAAPQDVLAHAAVLSGLPLPPARPYDPVQASPAQRRFYGSCKRIDASGTYEALHWRPRHPNYRYGLDALWQAGEGRPPRA, encoded by the coding sequence ATGACGGCGCCCGCGCCTCCGCCGTGGCTGCGGCGGCTGGTCGTGCTGGGCATGGGCTATACCGGTACCCGTCTGGCCGATCGCCTGCGCGCACATGGGGTGGAATGCATCGGTACCTCGCGGACGGCGGCGGACGCGGCCTCGCGGTTGCCCTTCATCGCCGACGCGCCGCTCGATGCGCGCCTGCAGGCGGCGCTCGCGCAAGCCGACGCCGTGCTCGGCTCGATACCACCGGATGCGGAAGGCGATCCGTCGCTGCGTACCGCCGCCGCGGCCCTGGCGGACAACCCCCGCCTGCGCTGGCTCGGCTACCTTTCTTCCACCGGCGTCTACGCCGACCGTCAGGGAGGCGTGGTGGATGAGACGTCCCCTGCCGACGGAACCGATCCGACGGCAGAGGCGCGCCGGCGGGCCGAGGCGCAATGGCAGGCGCTGGCGCAGCGTCGCGGCGTCGCCTGCGGCGTGTTCCGTCTGGCCGGCCTCTACGGACCCGGCCGCAATGCGCTGCGGTCGCTGGCCGACGGCACGGCGCGCCACGTGGTGAAACCGGGCCTGGTGTTCAACCGCATCCACGTGGACGATGCCTGCGATGCGGTGGTCGCGTCGCTGCACCGCACGCGCACCGCCGACGCGATCTACCTGCTGGCCGACACGCTGCCGGCCGCCCCGCAGGACGTGCTGGCCCATGCTGCCGTGCTCAGCGGGCTGCCGCTGCCTCCCGCCCGCCCCTACGACCCGGTGCAGGCGTCGCCCGCGCAGCGGCGCTTCTACGGCAGCTGCAAGCGCATCGACGCCAGCGGGACTTATGAGGCCCTGCACTGGCGCCCCCGTCATCCGAACTACCGGTACGGGCTGGACGCGCTCTGGCAGGCCGGCGAAGGTCGTCCGCCCCGCGCGTGA
- a CDS encoding TatD family hydrolase, with product MDLIDIGANLTHESFDHDRNAVLQRAREAGVVQQVVTGASREHSPTALRLAQAHPGELFATAGVHPHHATEYTDECDAEMRALHAHPEVVAVGECGLDYFRDFSPRPAQRRAFERQLQIAVDTGKPLFLHQRDAHDDFVAMMKNFDGQLGPAVVHCFTGTKKELFDCLDQDWHIGITGWLCDERRGLHLRELVKHIPANRLMIETDAPYLLPRTVKPQPTHRRNEPMYLAHIVAELARDRGEDIEVTAAATTATARAFFRLPETTRG from the coding sequence ATGGATCTCATCGACATCGGCGCCAACCTCACCCACGAAAGTTTCGACCACGACCGCAACGCGGTGCTGCAGCGCGCGCGCGAGGCCGGTGTGGTGCAGCAGGTGGTCACCGGCGCCAGCCGCGAACATTCGCCGACCGCGCTGCGCCTGGCGCAGGCGCATCCGGGCGAGCTGTTCGCCACCGCCGGCGTGCACCCGCACCACGCCACCGAGTACACCGACGAGTGCGATGCCGAGATGCGCGCGCTGCATGCGCACCCGGAAGTCGTGGCGGTGGGCGAATGCGGACTGGATTACTTCCGCGACTTCTCGCCGCGGCCGGCGCAGCGCAGGGCGTTCGAGCGGCAGCTGCAGATCGCGGTGGACACCGGCAAGCCGCTGTTCCTGCACCAGCGCGACGCGCACGACGACTTCGTGGCGATGATGAAGAACTTCGACGGCCAGCTCGGCCCTGCGGTGGTGCACTGCTTCACCGGCACGAAGAAGGAACTGTTCGACTGCCTGGACCAGGACTGGCACATCGGCATCACCGGCTGGCTGTGCGACGAGCGCCGCGGTCTGCACCTGCGCGAGCTGGTGAAGCACATCCCGGCGAACCGGCTGATGATCGAGACCGACGCGCCCTACCTGCTGCCGCGCACCGTGAAGCCGCAGCCCACGCACCGCCGCAACGAGCCGATGTACCTGGCCCACATCGTGGCCGAACTGGCGCGCGACCGCGGCGAGGACATCGAGGTCACCGCCGCCGCGACGACGGCGACGGCGCGCGCGTTCTTCCGGTTGCCGGAAACCACGCGCGGCTGA
- a CDS encoding ABC transporter permease — protein sequence MSTTDLHSAASTPFRKNLVALGTIVRREVARILRIWGQTLVPPAITMTLYFLIFGGLIGSRIGDMGGYSYMEFIVPGLVMMSIIQNSYGNISSSFFGAKFGRHVEELLVSPMPNWVILLGYVAGAVLRGLMVGAIVLVIAMFFTKVRVPHPLVTISTVLLGATIFSLAGFVNAAYAKKFDDIAIVPTFILTPLTYLGGVFYSVKLLPPWAEALTHANPIFYMVNAFRYGLLGTSDVPLWIAYALMLAFVVGLAALGLWLLRKGVGLRS from the coding sequence ATGAGCACGACCGACCTGCACTCCGCCGCCAGCACGCCGTTCCGCAAGAACCTGGTGGCGCTGGGCACCATCGTCCGCCGCGAAGTCGCCCGCATCCTGCGCATCTGGGGCCAGACCCTGGTACCGCCGGCCATCACCATGACGCTGTATTTCCTGATCTTCGGCGGCCTGATCGGCAGCCGCATCGGCGACATGGGCGGCTACAGCTACATGGAGTTCATCGTGCCGGGCCTGGTGATGATGAGCATCATCCAGAACAGCTACGGCAACATCAGCTCCAGCTTCTTCGGCGCCAAGTTCGGCCGCCACGTCGAGGAGCTGCTGGTCAGCCCGATGCCGAACTGGGTGATCCTGCTCGGCTACGTGGCCGGCGCCGTGCTGCGCGGGCTGATGGTGGGCGCCATCGTGCTGGTGATCGCCATGTTCTTCACCAAGGTGCGCGTGCCGCACCCGCTGGTGACGATCAGCACCGTGCTGCTGGGCGCGACGATCTTCTCGCTGGCGGGCTTCGTCAACGCCGCGTACGCCAAGAAGTTCGACGACATCGCCATCGTGCCGACCTTCATCCTCACCCCGCTGACCTACCTGGGCGGCGTGTTCTACTCGGTCAAGCTGCTGCCGCCGTGGGCGGAAGCGCTGACCCACGCCAACCCGATCTTCTACATGGTCAACGCGTTCCGCTACGGCCTGCTCGGCACCAGCGACGTGCCGCTGTGGATCGCGTATGCGCTGATGCTGGCCTTCGTGGTCGGCCTGGCCGCGCTGGGCCTGTGGCTGTTGAGGAAGGGCGTGGGACTGCGCAGCTGA
- a CDS encoding pseudouridine synthase, with product MLIAFNKPFNVLCQFTDRSDPPRRTLAEFGLPPRVYAAGRLDYDSEGLLLLTDDGALAHRLTDPRHKQPKTYWVQVEGTPTEEHLEALRRGVALNDGPTRPAQVERLDPVPALWPRDPPVRSRKTVPDAWLSVTITEGRNRQVRRMTAAVGLPTLRLVRAAMGHTRLGDLAPGTWRPL from the coding sequence GTGCTGATCGCGTTCAACAAGCCCTTCAACGTGCTCTGCCAGTTCACCGACCGCAGCGATCCGCCAAGGCGGACGCTGGCGGAATTCGGTCTGCCGCCCCGCGTGTATGCGGCGGGGCGACTGGACTACGACAGCGAAGGCCTGCTGCTGCTGACGGACGACGGCGCGCTGGCGCATCGGCTGACCGATCCGCGCCACAAGCAGCCGAAGACCTACTGGGTGCAGGTGGAAGGCACGCCGACGGAAGAGCACCTGGAGGCGCTGCGGCGCGGCGTGGCATTGAACGATGGGCCGACGCGGCCGGCACAGGTCGAACGGCTCGATCCGGTGCCCGCCTTGTGGCCACGCGACCCGCCCGTACGCTCCCGCAAGACCGTGCCGGACGCGTGGCTGTCGGTGACGATCACCGAAGGCCGCAACCGTCAGGTCCGGCGCATGACCGCCGCCGTCGGGTTGCCCACCCTGCGGCTGGTGCGTGCCGCCATGGGCCACACGCGGCTGGGCGACCTGGCGCCCGGTACCTGGCGCCCGCTTTGA
- a CDS encoding sulfotransferase has translation MTAPVPMLHDAAFMPFRLDAVGRRMLFVRLDRTQRARAAFLDERALADKPQGGWVPLDALPPLTGAPPGCHFLFHIGHCGSTLLSRLLAEHPQTQVLREPLTLRGLAEHQRDAGLPEGRFSRDEWQALLHDTVGRLARPLAPDRHCIIKATSSCNSLVSPLLAAFPGARAIFMDMPLRPYLATVLKSPDSVRDALTTAPARLAWLRERVGDDAALQLHRLTLSQQCAMVWLAEHARRKALQAGPEGDRVLHVDFERLLETPESTLEAIAGHLGWDAAWIGAAKTSSAWARYSKAPQHGYSVEDRRHDLERSLGLHREAIVDAEAFVSTLQQRHPSLA, from the coding sequence ATGACCGCTCCCGTCCCGATGCTGCACGACGCCGCCTTCATGCCGTTCCGGCTGGACGCCGTCGGCAGGCGGATGCTGTTCGTGCGGCTCGACCGCACGCAACGTGCGCGGGCCGCCTTCCTGGATGAGCGGGCGTTGGCCGACAAGCCCCAGGGTGGCTGGGTGCCACTGGACGCGCTGCCGCCGCTGACCGGCGCGCCGCCCGGATGCCATTTCCTGTTCCACATCGGCCATTGCGGCTCCACGCTGCTCAGTCGGTTGCTGGCCGAACATCCGCAGACCCAGGTGTTGCGGGAACCGCTGACGTTGCGGGGACTGGCGGAGCATCAACGCGATGCCGGCCTGCCGGAAGGCCGCTTTTCCCGCGACGAATGGCAGGCGTTGCTGCACGACACCGTGGGCCGGCTGGCGCGACCGCTCGCACCGGACCGGCATTGCATCATCAAGGCGACCAGCAGCTGCAACAGCCTGGTGTCGCCGTTGCTGGCCGCGTTTCCTGGCGCCCGCGCGATCTTCATGGACATGCCGCTGCGGCCCTATCTGGCCACGGTGCTGAAATCGCCTGACTCCGTGCGCGACGCGCTCACCACCGCGCCCGCACGGCTGGCGTGGCTGCGCGAGCGTGTCGGGGACGATGCGGCATTGCAGCTCCATCGCCTGACGCTGTCGCAGCAGTGCGCCATGGTGTGGTTGGCCGAGCATGCGCGCCGCAAGGCCTTGCAGGCGGGTCCGGAGGGCGATCGCGTGCTGCACGTGGATTTCGAGCGACTGCTGGAAACCCCGGAGTCCACGCTGGAGGCGATTGCCGGACATCTCGGCTGGGATGCCGCCTGGATCGGTGCGGCGAAGACGTCATCCGCGTGGGCACGCTATTCCAAGGCCCCGCAGCACGGCTACAGCGTGGAGGATCGGCGCCACGACCTGGAGCGCTCGCTTGGCCTGCACCGGGAGGCCATCGTCGACGCGGAAGCCTTCGTCAGCACGTTGCAGCAACGGCATCCGTCGCTGGCCTGA
- a CDS encoding ferredoxin--NADP reductase has product MAIAHFPLKLVGRRMLAPSVGHYCFVRDDGLPLDFIPGQFIQVHFHYADGTATKRSYSLATLHDHAMGPGEAVEIAVSYVPGGAATALFEGLPEGGRVEASGPFGRFCLMPGDRNARYLLIATGTGVTPYRSMLPQLAALMAERGVEVVLLQGARTPTELLYGDDFRAFADAHPGFRYVPCLSRERPADPHPDVRQGYVQQHLAEFAPDAARDIAYLCGNPDMVDACFEALKGHGLPVPQIRREKYVSSK; this is encoded by the coding sequence TTGGCGATCGCGCATTTCCCGTTGAAACTCGTCGGACGCCGCATGCTGGCGCCCAGCGTGGGCCACTACTGCTTCGTCCGCGACGACGGGCTGCCGCTGGATTTCATCCCCGGGCAGTTCATCCAAGTGCACTTCCACTACGCCGACGGCACCGCCACCAAGCGCAGCTATTCGCTGGCGACCCTCCACGACCATGCGATGGGGCCGGGCGAAGCGGTCGAGATCGCGGTCAGTTACGTGCCGGGCGGTGCGGCGACCGCCCTGTTCGAGGGCCTGCCGGAAGGCGGGCGCGTGGAAGCCAGCGGCCCGTTCGGTCGTTTCTGCCTGATGCCCGGCGACCGCAATGCGCGCTACCTGCTGATCGCCACGGGCACGGGCGTGACGCCCTACCGCTCGATGCTGCCGCAGCTGGCCGCGCTGATGGCCGAACGCGGCGTCGAGGTCGTGCTGCTGCAGGGCGCGCGCACGCCGACGGAACTGCTGTACGGCGACGACTTCCGTGCCTTCGCCGACGCACACCCCGGCTTCCGCTACGTGCCCTGCCTGTCGCGCGAGCGGCCGGCCGATCCGCACCCCGACGTGCGCCAGGGCTATGTGCAGCAGCACCTGGCCGAGTTCGCGCCGGATGCCGCGCGCGACATCGCCTACCTGTGCGGCAATCCGGACATGGTGGATGCCTGCTTCGAGGCGCTGAAGGGACACGGCCTGCCGGTGCCCCAGATCCGCCGCGAGAAGTACGTCTCCAGCAAGTAG
- a CDS encoding Fe2+-dependent dioxygenase has product MIHVLPNILNAGELATVRELIPQVRFADGRITNQASTVKRNLQAPVDDPANARIAEIARNALMRHADVRLFGQPRQMARTTVVRYEPGMTYGWHVDEALFPSTPPMRSDLSCTVFLNPPSEYQGGELTIQLGSQELSYKLQAGDALLYPSTTVHQVAPVTQGIRIAAITWLQSWVADVSRRELLAQIEEARSLADPANARQRVLLESLRTNLFRMWADT; this is encoded by the coding sequence ATGATCCATGTGCTGCCGAACATCCTCAACGCGGGCGAGCTGGCGACGGTGCGTGAGCTCATCCCGCAGGTGCGGTTTGCCGATGGCCGCATCACCAACCAGGCGTCCACGGTAAAGCGCAACCTGCAGGCGCCGGTCGACGATCCCGCGAACGCGCGCATCGCCGAGATCGCCCGCAACGCGCTGATGCGCCATGCCGATGTGCGCCTGTTCGGACAGCCACGACAGATGGCGCGCACGACCGTGGTCCGTTACGAGCCGGGCATGACGTACGGATGGCACGTGGACGAGGCGTTGTTCCCGTCCACGCCGCCGATGCGCAGCGACCTGTCGTGCACGGTCTTCCTGAATCCCCCGTCCGAGTACCAGGGCGGCGAACTGACCATCCAGCTCGGTTCGCAGGAACTGAGCTACAAGCTGCAGGCCGGCGATGCACTGCTGTATCCGTCGACGACGGTACACCAGGTCGCACCGGTGACGCAGGGTATCCGCATCGCGGCGATCACCTGGCTGCAGAGCTGGGTGGCGGACGTATCGCGCCGCGAGCTGCTGGCGCAGATCGAGGAAGCGCGTTCGCTGGCCGATCCCGCCAACGCACGCCAGCGGGTGCTGCTGGAATCGCTAAGGACCAACCTGTTCCGCATGTGGGCCGATACCTGA
- the panE gene encoding 2-dehydropantoate 2-reductase: MRLLVLGAGGTGGYFGGRLAQAGIDVSFLVRPARAALLRERGLRIRSPLGDADVSAQLLTADTLAEAAPFDLVLLSCKAYDLDSAMDAIAPAVHTGARVLPLLNGLRHYDALDARFGSDHVLGGLCFISATLGQQGEILHLGTPASMTFGERAGQAPDPRLHALADACARAGVDHAHTADIAQAQWIKYTFLTALAAGTCLMRAPIGTIVAGEGGADVMIALHDECLAVAAASGQPVPATAQATARDILTAAGSPMKASILRDLEAGQRVEAAHIVGDMVHRAGLHGIAVPRLHTAWVHLQAYERLRTP; the protein is encoded by the coding sequence ATGCGGCTGCTCGTGCTCGGCGCCGGTGGCACCGGCGGGTACTTCGGTGGCCGGCTGGCGCAGGCGGGGATCGACGTCAGCTTCCTGGTGCGCCCGGCGCGCGCGGCGCTGCTGCGCGAACGCGGCCTGCGCATCCGCAGTCCGCTCGGCGACGCTGATGTGTCCGCGCAACTGCTGACGGCGGATACGCTGGCGGAGGCCGCCCCGTTCGACCTGGTGCTGCTGAGCTGCAAGGCCTACGACCTGGACAGTGCGATGGACGCCATCGCACCGGCTGTCCACACCGGTGCGCGCGTGCTGCCGCTGCTCAACGGGCTGCGCCACTACGATGCGCTGGACGCGCGTTTCGGATCCGACCATGTGCTCGGCGGTCTGTGCTTCATCAGCGCGACGCTCGGCCAGCAGGGCGAGATCCTGCACCTGGGCACACCGGCGTCGATGACCTTCGGTGAGCGCGCCGGCCAGGCGCCCGATCCGCGCCTGCACGCGCTTGCCGACGCCTGCGCACGGGCGGGCGTCGATCACGCGCACACGGCGGACATCGCGCAGGCGCAGTGGATCAAGTACACCTTCCTCACCGCCCTCGCCGCCGGCACCTGCCTGATGCGCGCGCCGATCGGCACCATCGTCGCGGGCGAGGGGGGTGCGGATGTCATGATCGCGCTGCATGACGAATGCCTGGCCGTGGCCGCCGCGTCCGGACAGCCGGTGCCGGCAACGGCGCAGGCGACCGCACGCGACATCCTGACCGCCGCCGGCTCGCCGATGAAGGCTTCGATTCTGCGCGACCTGGAAGCCGGCCAACGCGTCGAAGCGGCGCACATCGTCGGCGACATGGTCCATCGCGCGGGCCTGCACGGCATCGCCGTTCCCCGCCTGCACACCGCCTGGGTGCACCTGCAGGCCTACGAGCGACTGCGCACCCCATGA
- a CDS encoding ABC transporter ATP-binding protein → MASATTASAAAPALAISDLRKVYDTGVQALKGVSLQVEPGDFFALLGPNGAGKSTLIGVVSSLVNKSGGQVSVFGVDIDRDRDGAMRLLGLVPQEINFNMFEKPLDICVNYAGFYGIPRAEALVRAEEELRRAQLWEKANVMSRTLSGGMKRRLMIARAMMTRPKLLILDEPTAGVDIEIRRGMWKTLKDINEAGTTIILTTHYLEEAESLCRNLAIIDRGVIVEQGPMRALLAKLDVEGFLFDIDGELPAQLPVIEGTTLSASDSHTLDLDMPRAMDLNRVFTALGDAGIRVRSMRTKSNRLEELFVRLTGDEAAAKREQAA, encoded by the coding sequence ATGGCGTCTGCGACAACGGCTTCCGCGGCGGCGCCCGCGCTGGCCATCTCCGACCTGCGCAAGGTCTACGACACCGGCGTGCAGGCCCTCAAGGGCGTGTCGCTGCAGGTCGAGCCCGGCGATTTCTTCGCCCTGCTCGGGCCCAACGGCGCCGGCAAGTCCACGCTGATCGGCGTGGTCAGTTCGCTGGTCAACAAGAGCGGCGGCCAGGTAAGCGTGTTCGGCGTGGACATCGACCGCGACCGCGACGGTGCGATGCGCCTGCTGGGCCTGGTGCCGCAGGAGATCAACTTCAACATGTTCGAGAAGCCGCTCGACATCTGCGTGAACTACGCGGGCTTCTACGGCATCCCGCGCGCCGAGGCGCTGGTGCGGGCCGAAGAGGAACTCAGGCGCGCGCAGCTGTGGGAGAAGGCCAACGTCATGAGCCGCACGCTGTCCGGCGGCATGAAGCGCCGGCTGATGATCGCCCGCGCCATGATGACCCGGCCGAAGCTGCTGATCCTCGACGAACCCACCGCCGGCGTGGACATCGAGATCCGCCGCGGCATGTGGAAGACGCTGAAGGACATCAACGAAGCCGGCACCACCATCATCCTGACCACGCACTACCTGGAAGAGGCCGAGAGCCTCTGCCGCAACCTCGCCATCATCGACCGCGGCGTCATCGTCGAGCAGGGCCCGATGCGGGCGCTGCTGGCCAAACTGGATGTCGAAGGCTTCCTGTTCGACATCGACGGCGAGCTGCCCGCGCAGCTGCCGGTGATCGAAGGCACCACCCTGTCCGCCAGCGACAGCCATACCCTGGACCTGGACATGCCGCGCGCGATGGACCTCAACCGCGTCTTCACCGCCCTGGGCGATGCGGGCATCCGCGTGCGCTCCATGCGTACCAAGAGCAACCGGCTGGAGGAGCTGTTCGTGCGCCTGACCGGCGACGAAGCCGCCGCCAAGCGGGAGCAGGCCGCATGA
- a CDS encoding cytochrome b → MNRHGHFDAFARALHWSMAVLILAMLFIGVGMVASLELRPLLIDLHRPLGMALLVLAAIRMLHRWRHPPPPLPASLSRAQAFAAKASHVALYAAMLAMPLLGWAMLSAGGYPVRMTASFSLPPILPHDPVLYSLLRQAHGWVGYALFALILLHVAAALHHAWVRRDGVFEAMARGRTRAAASPDTPPPTPAT, encoded by the coding sequence ATGAACCGGCACGGTCATTTCGACGCGTTCGCGCGCGCGCTGCACTGGAGCATGGCGGTGCTGATCCTGGCCATGCTGTTCATAGGCGTGGGCATGGTCGCGTCGCTGGAACTGCGGCCGCTGCTGATCGACCTGCACCGCCCGCTGGGCATGGCGCTGCTGGTGCTGGCGGCGATCCGCATGCTGCACCGCTGGCGTCATCCGCCGCCGCCGCTGCCGGCCTCGCTCTCCCGCGCGCAGGCGTTCGCCGCGAAGGCGTCGCATGTGGCGTTGTACGCCGCGATGCTGGCGATGCCGTTGCTCGGCTGGGCAATGCTGTCGGCAGGCGGCTACCCGGTGCGCATGACGGCGTCGTTCTCGCTGCCACCGATCCTGCCGCACGATCCTGTGCTGTACAGCCTGCTGCGGCAGGCACACGGCTGGGTGGGCTATGCGCTGTTCGCGCTGATCCTGCTGCACGTGGCGGCGGCGCTGCACCATGCCTGGGTGCGCCGCGATGGCGTGTTCGAGGCGATGGCGCGCGGAAGGACCCGTGCAGCCGCATCGCCCGACACCCCGCCGCCGACACCCGCAACCTGA
- the hrpB gene encoding ATP-dependent helicase HrpB has protein sequence MPSPTFPITPLLPDIARSLSGHPRLVLEAPPGAGKTTQVPLALLDAPWLQGRKIVMLEPRRVAARAAAGFMAKQRGEAVGGTVGYRIRFENKVGPDTRIEVVTEGILTRMIQDDPMLESVGAILFDEFHERHLAGDLGLALALDVQAQVREDLRIVVMSATLDGEKLARFLDAPRLSSEGRSFPVQVSHVPARRDESQESQVRRAIEQAVQSHPGDVLVFLPGQREIARVEALLSPSPAGRGVGERGNEGRDGSGSNAALAPHPPPDQVRGALSGHLLPRGEGKDDFIVLALHGDLPVEKQSEALQPDPQGRRRVVLATNVAESSVTLPGVRVVVDSGQAREPSYDPNSGFSRLEVTTISQASADQRAGRAGRVADGWAYRLWPQSQRLDPQRRPEIALVELGALALELAAWGSDDLRFVDAPPPGAMNAARDLLRRLGALTSTNAITPLGKRMLALGTHPRLAAMLLSAGEGEDRALACDLAALVEARDPLRMGGDALAARWRALAAFRSGRAPQDVNRSGLAAIDAAAKQWRRRVREHAAPPSSVEAHRLGDVLMHAFPDRIGFRHPQDARRYLLANGRSARLFDDSALVGEPWIVVSELRHENRDALVQRGAPVDEQRLRRDFADRFVTEDTVRWDASRRALSAQRESRFDQIVFDARPAGRVDPALAAAALTDAVRDLGLDALSWPESLQQWRERVRCLREWMPDLGLPDLSDDALIATLDDWLKPAFAGKTRLDALEEDELANALKSGMEWSLRQRIDQLAPVRISVPSGMERRIEYTHGQPPVLAVKLQELFGLADTPRVADGRVPVLLHLLSPGGKPLQVTSDLRNFWNSTYAEVKKEMKGRYPKHPWPDDPWSAQATHRAKPRGT, from the coding sequence ATGCCATCCCCCACGTTCCCCATCACGCCGCTGTTGCCGGACATCGCCCGCAGCCTGTCCGGGCATCCGCGCCTGGTGCTGGAAGCGCCGCCCGGTGCGGGCAAGACCACGCAGGTGCCGCTGGCGCTGCTCGATGCGCCGTGGCTGCAGGGCCGCAAGATCGTGATGCTGGAGCCGCGCCGCGTGGCCGCACGCGCAGCGGCCGGCTTCATGGCGAAACAGCGGGGCGAAGCGGTGGGCGGCACGGTCGGTTACCGCATCCGTTTCGAGAACAAGGTCGGACCCGACACGCGGATCGAGGTGGTCACCGAAGGCATCCTGACCCGGATGATCCAGGACGATCCGATGCTGGAGAGCGTCGGCGCGATCCTGTTCGACGAGTTCCACGAACGCCACCTCGCCGGCGACCTCGGCCTGGCGCTCGCGCTGGACGTGCAGGCGCAGGTACGCGAGGACCTGCGCATCGTCGTGATGTCCGCCACGCTCGACGGCGAGAAGCTGGCGCGCTTCCTCGATGCGCCACGGTTGAGCAGCGAGGGCCGCAGCTTCCCGGTGCAGGTGTCGCACGTCCCCGCACGTCGAGACGAATCGCAGGAATCCCAAGTGCGCCGCGCCATCGAACAGGCGGTCCAGTCGCATCCCGGCGACGTGCTGGTGTTCCTCCCCGGCCAGCGCGAGATCGCGCGCGTGGAGGCACTGTTGAGCCCCTCTCCCGCCGGGAGAGGGGTTGGGGAGAGGGGCAACGAAGGACGCGATGGTTCCGGCAGCAACGCTGCGCTCGCCCCTCATCCGCCCCCGGATCAGGTCCGGGGCGCGCTTTCCGGGCACCTCCTCCCGAGAGGAGAAGGGAAAGACGATTTCATCGTCCTGGCCCTGCACGGCGACCTGCCGGTGGAAAAGCAGTCCGAAGCGCTGCAGCCCGATCCGCAGGGTCGCCGCCGCGTGGTGCTGGCGACCAACGTGGCCGAATCGTCGGTGACGCTGCCCGGCGTGCGCGTGGTGGTCGACAGCGGACAGGCGCGCGAGCCGTCCTACGATCCGAACAGCGGTTTCTCCCGACTGGAAGTGACGACCATCTCGCAGGCCTCCGCCGACCAGCGCGCCGGTCGTGCCGGCCGTGTCGCCGACGGCTGGGCCTACCGCCTGTGGCCGCAATCGCAGCGCCTGGACCCGCAGCGGCGGCCGGAGATCGCGCTGGTCGAGCTCGGTGCGCTGGCATTGGAACTGGCCGCGTGGGGCAGCGACGATCTGCGTTTCGTCGATGCGCCGCCGCCGGGCGCCATGAATGCGGCCCGCGATCTGCTGCGCCGCCTCGGCGCACTGACGTCGACGAATGCCATCACGCCGCTGGGCAAGCGCATGCTCGCGCTCGGCACGCATCCGCGGCTCGCGGCGATGCTGCTGTCGGCAGGCGAGGGCGAGGACCGCGCGCTCGCCTGCGATCTTGCCGCGCTGGTCGAAGCGCGCGATCCGCTGCGGATGGGCGGCGATGCGCTGGCTGCGCGCTGGCGTGCGCTGGCGGCGTTCCGCAGCGGCCGCGCGCCACAGGACGTGAACCGGTCCGGCCTGGCCGCGATCGACGCCGCCGCGAAGCAGTGGCGCCGCCGCGTGCGTGAGCATGCAGCACCGCCATCGTCCGTTGAAGCGCATCGCCTGGGCGACGTGCTGATGCATGCGTTTCCGGACCGCATCGGCTTCCGGCATCCGCAGGACGCACGCCGCTACCTGCTCGCGAACGGGCGCAGTGCGCGGCTGTTCGACGACAGCGCGCTGGTGGGCGAACCCTGGATCGTCGTCAGCGAACTGCGGCACGAGAACCGCGACGCCCTGGTGCAGCGGGGAGCGCCGGTGGACGAGCAGCGCCTGCGCCGCGACTTCGCCGACCGCTTCGTCACCGAAGACACGGTGCGCTGGGATGCCTCGCGCCGCGCGTTGTCCGCGCAACGCGAATCGCGCTTCGACCAGATCGTCTTCGACGCGCGCCCTGCCGGCCGCGTCGATCCCGCGCTCGCCGCCGCCGCGTTGACCGACGCGGTGCGCGATCTCGGCCTGGACGCGCTGTCGTGGCCCGAGTCGCTGCAGCAATGGCGCGAACGCGTGCGCTGCCTGCGCGAGTGGATGCCGGATCTCGGCCTGCCCGACCTGTCCGACGACGCGCTGATCGCCACGCTCGACGACTGGCTGAAGCCGGCCTTCGCCGGCAAGACACGGCTCGATGCGCTGGAGGAGGACGAGCTGGCCAACGCGCTGAAGTCGGGCATGGAGTGGTCGCTCCGGCAGCGCATCGATCAGCTGGCGCCGGTGCGTATCAGCGTGCCGTCCGGGATGGAGCGCCGCATCGAATACACGCACGGCCAACCGCCGGTGCTGGCGGTGAAGCTGCAGGAGCTGTTCGGCCTGGCCGACACACCGCGCGTGGCCGACGGTCGCGTGCCGGTGCTGCTGCACCTGCTGTCGCCCGGCGGCAAACCGTTGCAGGTGACCTCGGACCTGCGCAACTTCTGGAACTCGACCTACGCCGAGGTAAAGAAGGAGATGAAGGGGCGGTATCCGAAGCATCCGTGGCCCGACGACCCGTGGAGCGCCCAGGCGACCCATCGGGCGAAGCCGCGCGGTACGTAG